TACTCCTATGGGGTTAAAATTTACTCTTTCTTATATAATAAAATTAGGCTATAATAAGCTATGTGACCAAAATATAATTACCCTCTTAGGAGGTGGGCAAATGTTTAAAATAATGACGCGAGCGGATAAAATATTGATTGCTTTCATCTTAATTGCTAGTATCGGTAGCATTTTTACCATACCAAAGCTACTGAACACTACAGATGCAGTAAAAGAAGTGGTGGTATTCATTGCAAACCAAGAAGTAGCACGTTTTGAATTAGTCCAAAGCTCAGAGTCTATATTCAAGGAAGTTCCTTTTACCATAGCGGGAAAAGAATACGCTGCAAAGTTTGAAATGAAAGATGGTAGAGTAATGCTCCATCGTCTACCTGAAGAAATTGTACCTTTAAGCATCCACAAAGAAATGGGATGGATCAGTGAATCCTATCAAATGATTGTAGCACTTCCAATTAAAATGTATGCAACCATAGAGAATAACACCAATGCAGTTGATACAGACTTCGATATCATTG
Above is a genomic segment from Alkaliphilus oremlandii OhILAs containing:
- a CDS encoding NusG domain II-containing protein, with the translated sequence MFKIMTRADKILIAFILIASIGSIFTIPKLLNTTDAVKEVVVFIANQEVARFELVQSSESIFKEVPFTIAGKEYAAKFEMKDGRVMLHRLPEEIVPLSIHKEMGWISESYQMIVALPIKMYATIENNTNAVDTDFDIIVQ